The sequence TTACTAGCTTAGTTactatactactactactactctcCTTCGCCTTCAGTAGTAGCGGACGACATATAACTCATAGCAAGCGACGTCGTTTCATCAGAAGGTCCCAACGGCGTCGTTTGGAAATGTTGTTTACAAGCTTGACAAGTGATTTGTAAAATTGTTGAGCTGATTTTCTTAGTGGCTTGTTCTCTAAGCAACTGAGCCTTTTCTAACTCAGCTTGAGCTTGTTGCCTTATCCTCTTGGCGTTAGTGAATTCCATCTCAGCCATTTCAATAAGCCGTTTAGCTTCACGCCGAGCTTCCTCCGCGTATGTCTTCTCAGCCATAGCCAATTTCATCTCATCGTTAGCCAAATCTCTCATTCTACAAACTTCCGCCCCTTGATTATTTTCACCACCACCGCCctccaaattattattattagatccGATCGAAAGCTTCAAATGAGTACTAGCGTAATTCTCTTCAGAAGAATTTTGATTCGAAACGCCGCCAACCGCTTCTGATGAATTAGTAGAAGGAAGAAGCTGAAGCTCAAGAAGACTTTGCTGATTCTTAATGTTGTTATTATTTAAGAACATGTTTGGTAATAATTCGTTGGGTTTAGGCAAATTGATCATGAGTAATCGATGATTTCCCTTACTATTGCTGAAATTAGCATCGCTCGAAGGGCTCGTACTCGAAGCCGTTCGAGACGAACAACCTGCAGCGGTGGTAGCGGCGGTGGCGGAGGCTGGTTGAAGAGCTTGTAGCTCGGGTCGGACTTGCCTTACTGTGCAACTGTCTTGGTGTTCGATGAAGCTCTCAACTCTAATtatgatataattaaaaaagacaAAGGGAGAAAAccaacaaaataattatataattagaaTATTATAATAAGAGTTTGGTAGTAATGATTCTAGTGATTAGACTAGAAATGGAGTTAATTATTAGATTAAAACTTATGTTCTTGTAGGGTTACCAACAagcaaaataatattatatttatttgtaatGATCGAACATATACCTTGAAAAAACTCGACCACAGTCACAGGAATGGCCTCGAGTACCGCAAGTTTTGAGATGTGCTTTGTAATCGGATTGTACAGCGTAACCTTTGGAACACTTATCACAGACCCACTGTTTATGGTTACTATGCTTTCGGCGAAAGTGTTTCTTGATACCAACTAAATCACCCAAAGCATGGCAAGGATCATGGTGTAGACAACTCGGTTCAGGACAAACGAAAACTCTCTTTTTAACTTCTTGAGTTTCTCTCTTCAGAAGCTTCCATGGCACTTTGTGTCTCCTTCTATGCATCTGAAGATTTTGGTCTCTTTGAAACCCTTGGTTACAGATCTCACAAACGTAACGGTCCGATTCCAATAGCGTCTTTGGCGATAAGGATACCACTTCCGCATCTGGATctgttaattaatcaattaattcaaGAATTAGCtgagataattaattttaattttaattaaattaaatttaattacataCCTGGTGTGCCTGCtggtcttctttttcttttggtaTTGGTATTATTGATGATGACAACCCCATT is a genomic window of Cannabis sativa cultivar Pink pepper isolate KNU-18-1 chromosome 9, ASM2916894v1, whole genome shotgun sequence containing:
- the LOC115723358 gene encoding zinc finger protein SHOOT GRAVITROPISM 5, producing the protein MLENNNNTASSSAAAVAADPSSSSDHIHHHHHHHQTHYGFPHNNSSENGVVIINNTNTKRKRRPAGTPDPDAEVVSLSPKTLLESDRYVCEICNQGFQRDQNLQMHRRRHKVPWKLLKRETQEVKKRVFVCPEPSCLHHDPCHALGDLVGIKKHFRRKHSNHKQWVCDKCSKGYAVQSDYKAHLKTCGTRGHSCDCGRVFSRVESFIEHQDSCTVRQVRPELQALQPASATAATTAAGCSSRTASSTSPSSDANFSNSKGNHRLLMINLPKPNELLPNMFLNNNNIKNQQSLLELQLLPSTNSSEAVGGVSNQNSSEENYASTHLKLSIGSNNNNLEGGGGENNQGAEVCRMRDLANDEMKLAMAEKTYAEEARREAKRLIEMAEMEFTNAKRIRQQAQAELEKAQLLREQATKKISSTILQITCQACKQHFQTTPLGPSDETTSLAMSYMSSATTEGEGE